Proteins encoded in a region of the Dreissena polymorpha isolate Duluth1 chromosome 6, UMN_Dpol_1.0, whole genome shotgun sequence genome:
- the LOC127835612 gene encoding uncharacterized protein LOC127835612 has product MIKNRGMSETCKVLLMEQQENTNRCAIMKSLERLYSKYQHLNKNKARVKGKENLKRFMDTKYTCPENQVKSDAHINLKPLSQICPINDPKSTETLSTVVLSIASELGEKNSENLQMKDELETVIEENTNLCLNLDEQSRIIQDRNRQLKRTSSREIYWREKCQKLNYDERIYTEDDMITKHMTIAGLEKQVKDKNKQIKELNERLSELEVENCKLKKTKEAIIFDEESKTYSTDAHLCVYSLLNCNVAFEQIGQVMSAVLNLVNIQPNKLPSVGTIHNWSIERGLISKKQMADLVTKENTTLHSDETSKYGTKWGAFATRDDDGCYTLLGLQEMATKSSDDTLDTFKNILKDIESVSSDGVGNKILFNIKNTMSDRASTEKKFNELLKDYRNSILPEVFNNYDSFCEEEKIAYSEMNNFFCGLHTLVHLAETAQKTLLETEKLHFNNDIPKLNKHFDKPSQPGTIRLIHTSCKAFARRGDAKNGCHSNFLTFLSDT; this is encoded by the coding sequence ATGATCAAAAACAGAGGCATGAGTGAAACATGCAAAGTTTTGTTAATGGAACAACAAGAAAATACTAACAGATGTGCTATTATGAAATCTCTAGAACGATTATATAGCAAATatcaacatttgaacaaaaataaagCGCGAGTCAAAggaaaagaaaatttaaaaagatTCATGGATACCAAATACACATGTCCTGAAAATCAAGTCAAATCAGATGCACACATTAACTTAAAACCTCTTAGCCAGATCTGTCCAATTAATGATCCGAAATCAACAGAAACACTATCCACTGTTGTATTAAGTATAGCAAGTGAACTGGGAGAAAAAAATTCTGAGAATTTGCAGATGAAAGATGAATTGGAGACTGTGATTGAAGAGAACACAAATTTATGTCTCAATTTAGATGAACAATCAAGGATAATACAAGACAGAAACAGACAATTAAAAAGAACATCAAGTAGGGAGATTTATTGGAGAGAGAAATGTCAGAAATTAAATTATGATGAAAGAATTTACACTGAAGATGATATGATAACCAAACACATGACAATAGCAGGACTTGAAAAACAAgttaaagacaaaaacaaacaaataaaagaatTAAATGAAAGACTATCTGAATTGGAAGTTGAGAACTGTAAACTTAAAAAGACTAAAGAGGCAATCATTTTTGATGAAGAAAGTAAAACTTACAGCACTGATGCTCATTTATGTGTATATTCATTATTAAATTGCAATGTAGCATTTGAACAAATTGGACAAGTAATGTCAGCAGTTCTTAATTTAGTAAATATTCAGCCAAATAAATTGCCATCTGTTGGAACAATTCATAATTGGTCGATTGAACGTGGATTAATATCAAAAAAACAAATGGCAGATTTAGTAACAAAAGAAAATACAACCTTGCATAGTGATGAAACTTCAAAATATGGCACTAAATGGGGAGCATTTGCAACAAGAGATGATGATGGTTGTTACACTCTTCTCGGTTTGCAAGAAATGGCAACAAAGTCAAGTGATGACACTTTAGatacatttaaaaacatactCAAAGATATAGAGAGTGTTTCTTCTGATGGTGTTGgaaacaaaatattattcaatataaaaaatactatgtCCGATCGTGCATCTactgaaaaaaaattcaatgaatTACTTAAAGATTACAGAAATTCTATATTACCagaagtatttaataattatgattCATTTTGTGAAGAAGAAAAAATTGCATATTCTGAaatgaataattttttttgtggACTCCACACTCTTGTTCATTTAGCTGAAACTGCTCAAAAAACATTATTAGAAACAGAAAAATTACATTTCAACAATGACATTCCTAaactaaataaacattttgataaaccTTCTCAGCCAGGTACAATACGGCTTATTCATACATCTTGCAAAGCATTTGCAAGACGGGGTGATGCAAAGAACGGTTGCCATAGTAACTTTTTAACTTTTCTGAGTgacacttaa